A window of the Arachis duranensis cultivar V14167 chromosome 5, aradu.V14167.gnm2.J7QH, whole genome shotgun sequence genome harbors these coding sequences:
- the LOC107489026 gene encoding formin-like protein 4, whose protein sequence is MALKNAVLLLSLLFVSHIFLIQTCYSQTNFDPQNIETFYPIETAEEPSLPTINPEESPPSPSPSSNSKVAKAVAATAACTLAVCGIVFFLGLRCFRAKKRIDITNTTTTTMASSATHRDHRNVVVPLPQPQPQPQVSVYERMEGNIKGLIVDENGLDVVYWKRLQDGKNSKEVLGKSHKNKENDHEGYYDQRTQPESNVQETPLLRGLSSNSSHLNIFPVEPYTIMKIPPPHPPPPINGFDKLDFVSHSQPKPPSISSSSTPTPLSPSTPRIQDRKSSAPKLPPPPPPPPPIPKSQAVPPPCPPPVPERKSQAPPPQPPPLPPITGRKSQAPPPPPPPIPSRKGPPKGGNPKSSSKPPPTPIEAPSYSRKGKSKDEDMQETSNRQVKLKPLHWDKVNANLDHSMVWDKIDRGSFRVDDDLMEALFGYVVNHNTPKANDSGSPSKGSSASAPSTKASTLLDPRKSQNTAIVLKSLAISRKEVFDALLDGHGLNTDTIEKLSRVAPTEEEQSLILQYRGDPENLPAAESFLYHTLKAVPSAFKRLNAMLFRLNYDAEIVEIKEFLQTLELGCKELRNQGVFLKLLEAVLKAGNRMNAGTHRGNAQAFNLASLRKLSDVKSTDGKTTLLHFVVEEVVRSEGKRAVLNRDYSVSRSSSRSRSSSSISSGNTENSVSDEQRKREYIILGLPIVGGVSSEFSNVKKATLTDYKSFVGSISALSARIAEIRELVLKCGGNDKGGNFAREMNRFLSEAEEEVKLVSEEHGRVMQLVKKTTAYYQGGGAWKESEQPLQLFEIVKDFLGMVDQACIEIARNMQKRKCTK, encoded by the exons ATGGCTCTGAAGAATGCTGTGCTTCTTCTGAGCCTTCTCTTTGTTTCACATATTTTTTTGATACAAACATGTTATTCCCAAACCAATTTTGATCCTCAGAACATTGAAACTTTCTATCCAATTGAAACAGCAGAAGAACCATCATTACCAACAATAAATCCGGAAGAATCACCGCCATctccatcaccatcatcaaacaGTAAAGTAGCGAAGGCTGTAGCTGCAACTGCAGCATGCACACTAGCTGTTTGTGGAATTGTGTTCTTCTTAGGTCTAAGGTGCTTCAGAGCAAAGAAGAGAATTGACATAACCAACACTACTACAACAACCATGGCTTCTTCTGCAACACATAGAGATCATAGGAATGTTGTGGTGCCTCTGCCTCAGCCTCAACCTCAACCTCAGGTGAGTGTGTATGAGAGAATGGAAGGTAACATAAAAGGGCTGATTGTTGATGAGAATGGTTTGGATGTTGTATATTGGAAAAGGCTTCAAGATGGTAAGAACTCAAAAGAGGTATTGGGtaaaagtcacaaaaacaaagaaaacgaTCACGAAGGATATTATGATCAAAGGACACAACCTGAATCTAATGTTCAAGAAACTCCTTTGCTAAGAGGGTTATCTTCAAATTCTTCACATTTGAATATATTTCCTGTAGAACCATACACTATTATGAAGATTCCACCacctcatcctcctcctccaaTTAATGGTTTTGATAAACTTGATTTTGTTAGCCATTCACAACCAAAACCACCCTCCATTTCTTCATCATCAACTCCTACACCACTTTCACCTTCCACTCCAAGAATCCAAGATAGAAAAAGTTCAGCACCTAAACTGCCGCCACCTCCACCACCTCCGCCACCAATTCCAAAGAGCCAAGCAGTGCCACCACCATGTCCTCCACCAGTACCAGAAAGAAAGAGCCAAGCACCTCCACCACAACCTCCTCCTCTTCCACCAATTACTGGTAGAAAGAGCCAAGCCCCGCCACCGCCGCCTCCACCGATTCCTTCTAGAAAGGGGCCACCAAAGGGAGGAAATCCAAAGTCATCATCAAAACCACCTCCTACCCCTATTGAAGCACCATCATACTCGAGAAAAGGCAAATCTAAAGATGAAGATATGCAAGAAACCAGCAATCGTCAAGTGAAACTGAAGCCTCTGCATTGGGATAAAGTCAATGCTAATCTTGATCACTCCATGGTTTGGGACAAAATTGACCGTGGCTCCTTCAG GGTCGATGATGATCTTATGGAAGCTCTCTTTGGCTATGTTGTTAACCACAACACCCCAAAAGCGAATGATTCAGGGAGTCCAAGCAAGGGTTCCTCTGCCTCAGCTCCATCAACAAAGGCATCCACCCTTCTTGACCCAAGAAAATCACAGAACACTGCCATTGTGTTGAAATCTCTTGCAATATCAAGAAAAGAAGTCTTTGATGCACTCCTTGATGGTCATGGCCTCAACACAGATACCATTGAAAAGCTTTCTAGAGTTGCTCCAACAGAAGAAGAGCAATCTCTAATACTCCAATACAGAGGAGATCCTGAAAACCTTCCTGCAGCGGAGTCCTTCCTGTATCATACTCTCAAAGCCGTTCCTTCGGCGTTTAAGCGCTTGAATGCCATGCTGTTCAGGCTGAACTATGATGCCGAGATTGTCGAAATCAAGGAGTTTCTGCAGACACTTGAGTTGGGATGTAAGGAGCTTAGGAACCAAGGAGTGTTCCTGAAGCTTCTTGAAGCAGTGCTTAAGGCCGGAAATCGCATGAATGCAGGTACTCATAGAGGTAATGCTCAAGCTTTCAACTTGGCTTCTCTTAGGAAACTTTCTGATGTGAAGAGCACCGATGGAAAAACCACATTGCTTCACTTTGTGGTTGAGGAAGTGGTCCGATCTGAAGGCAAACGTGCTGTTCTCAATCGAGACTACAGCGTGAGCCGAAGTAGCAGCAGAAGTAGAAGTAGCAGCAGTATTAGCAGTGGAAACACTGAGAATTCTGTTTcagatgaacaaagaaaaagggaatacaTAATACTAGGATTGCCAATTGTTGGAGGGGTCAGTTCTGAGTTCTCCAATGTAAAGAAAGCAACACTAACAGATTACAAAAGTTTTGTTGGTTCAATCTCAGCACTTTCAGCAAGGATAGCTGAGATTCGAGAACTCGTTTTGAAGTGTGGAGGAAATGATAAAGGAGGGAATTTTGCAAGAGAAATGAACCGTTTTCTATCAGAAGCTGAGGAAGAAGTGAAATTGGTGAGTGAAGAACATGGAAGGGTGATGCAGCTTGTGAAGAAAACAACAGCTTATTATCAAGGAGGAGGGGCATGGAAAGAGAGTGAACAACCGCTTCAACTGTTTGAGATAGTGAAGGATTTTCTGGGAATGGTTGATCAAGCATGCATTGAGATTGCTCGTAACATGCAGAAGAGGAAGTGCACAAAGTAG
- the LOC107489025 gene encoding protein WVD2-like 7, with protein MGETSASNDGLQASVSLGRFENDSLSWERWSSFSPNKYMEEVEKCATPGSVAQKKAYFEAHYKKIAARKAELLAQEKQNEDQNGMHITGENSGAGAVFDVFNKPGYVEVVKIESSSVDEISRSYIVSRDYVSSSAKAENEELKTGSHSSQLTDKPEEVVSSKQEDSIDVEVEDVKEISHVVYKVKETGNAAEVEVKELTLDHTKNVEAKHLTLDHPREYKVTPIKRESNVAKTKKTSMQPTPKISQISTPRSSSSKPTLIQTKLPASSSSTKNADSPSLSRKQIISSGQSRKVANKSLHMSMSLGLSNHDPAPHSTVGKSLIMQNMGDKDIVRRAFKTFQNNYNQPNYSGEDRSLVKRQVPARGTRPKVSTSTAPQKENGQYVNFCWTDNVF; from the exons ATGGGAGAAACATCAGCTTCCAATGATGGCTTGCAAGCTTCTGTTTCATTGGGTAGATTTGAGAATGATTCATTGTCTTGGGAGAGATGGTCTTCTTTCTCTCCAAACAAGTACATGGAGGAGGTTGAGAAGTGTGCCACACCTGGATCAGTGGCACAGAAAAAAGCCTACTTTGAAGCTCATTACAAGAAGATTGCTGCCCGCAAAGCCGAATTGCTTGCACAAGAGAAGCAAAATGAAGATCAAAATGGTATGCATATCACTGGCGAAAATTCCGGTGCTGGTGCAGTCTTTGATGTATTCAACAAACCAGGTTATGTTGAAGTGGTTAAGATAGAATCTAGTTCTGTTGATGAGATTAGTAGGAGCTACATAGTTTCTAGAGATTATGTAAGTTCTTCAGCTAAGGCAGAGAATGAAGAACTGAAAACCGGATCACATAGTTCGCAGTTGACAGATAAGCCTGAAGAAGTTGTCAGCTCGAAACAAGAAGATAGTATTGATGTTGAAGTTGAAGATGTGAAGGAAATTTCGCATGTCGTGTACAAGGTCAAGGAGACAGGAAATGCCGCAGAAGTTGAAGTAAAAGAACTGACACTGGATCATACTAAGAATGTTGAAGCAAAGCATCTGACATTGGATCATCCTAGGGAATATAAG GTTACCCCCATAAAAAGGGAAAGCAATGTGGCCAAGACAAAGAAGACATCAATGCAACCTACACCTAAGATATCCCAAATTTCAACACCAAGAAGTTCAAGTTCAAAGCCTACATTAATTCAAACAAAGCTACCAGCATCCAGTTCTTCTACTAAAAATGCAGATTCTCCATCTTTATCAAGGAAGCAAATTATTTCAAGTGGCCAGAGCAGAAAAGTTGCTAACAAATCCCTGCACATGTCCATGAGCTTGGGACTAAGTAATCATGATCCGGCTCCTCATAGTACAGTGGGGAAATCTTTAATTATGCAGAACATGGGAGATAAGGACATAGTGAGACGAGCATTTAAGACATTCCAGAACAATTACAACCAGCCAAATTATTCTGGTGAAGACAGATCCTTGGTGAAAAGACAG GTTCCTGCAAGGGGGACAAGGCCAAAGGTTTCTACCTCTACAGCTCCGCAGAAAGAAAATGGACAGTATGTAAATTTTTGCTGGACAGATAATGTGTTTTGA